The genomic window GGCTTCTTTGGAATGATTGTATCAAATAAATGGATGAGTGCTAGCTATGGAGCGGCCTTACGTCGTTTTATTGCTGAGAAAACAACCATCCAGCAGATAGTAGATTTTGGGGAGTTGCCAGTTTTTAATGATGCATCTACATTCCCTGCTATCATAATTATAAAGAATGTCTCTACAAATGAGCAAAAGTTCATTTATGCATTAATCAAAACGCTTAGGTTTAAATCCATTAAAGATGAAGTAATAAAAATAGGTCTGCAGATGGATTCCCAGGCAGTTAGCGGTGATATTTGGACCCTTACCAGCAGAGATAAAATTATTATTATAGAAAAGATGAAGCATATTGGATCTACATTAGATGAATATGTAAATGCAAAAATATTCAGAGGCGTATTAACTGGCCTTAATGAGGCTTTTATCATAGATTCAGGGACGAGAGATAGACTGATCAAAGAGGACCCAAAGAGCGAAGAACTAATAAAACCATTTTTAATGGGTAGGGATATAGATCGCTATTATCCACCTCAAAGTAAAAACTATCTGATATTTGCTAGAAGAGGCGTTAAAATAGATAATTACCCTGCAATAAAGCAACATTTGCTTAGCTATAAGATACAGTTAATGCCTAAACCAAGAAATTGGACTGGTCCAGGTAAATGGGGAGGAAGAAAACCAGGCAACTATCAATGGTATGAAATACAAGATACTATTGATTATTATACTGAATTTGAGAAGCCAAAGATAATCTATCCAGATATCTCCATAAAACCAAAATTTACCTTAGACGAAAATGGAGTTTATACTATTAACACTGTGTACTTCATACCAGCTAAAGATCTATATCTCTTGGGGATTCTAAACTCTTCAACTATGTGGACCTACCTAAAATATACCTGCACAGTAATTGGAGATGCAGATGAAAGAGGTAGGCTCAGGCTGTTTTATGCATTCATTAAAAACATACCAATCCCAAATTCAGATAAGGCTCACCATGATCGCATGGTTTCCCTTGTAGAACAGATGCTTGGTCTCTATAAGCAAAGGGGATCTGAGGCACAGAATTTCCTCAGATGGCTTGAAGGTGAGATAGGTGTCAAAGTCCAAGACCTCAATGTAGCCTCTAAGCTCCAAGAATACTACGGCGTGGACTTCTCTGGATTCCATGACCTCCTGATTAAAAACAAAAGGAAGCTGAAGGCAGGCTATAACCCCAGAGGCAGAGAGAATAAAGAGCTTTCATTGGTCATCGGTTAAGGACAGTTAGGACGAGTGTTATGTAATATTGCCTTTTTGTACTTAGTATATTTTTAATTCATGTTTAGATATATATAGGAGCTGTGATCTAATTATCCCTCAAGAAGGGGTAGCAAATGGCAGCAGAACGCTCGTTAGCAGAGCAAAGTTTCATAGAGAAGGATCTATGCACGATGTTCTCGCCGGACTTTTTGAGGAAAACTGCGGCAGAGACTGGTCTAATAAAGCGTGAACGTAAAATCGATGCAGTAATCATATTTTGGGTTTTGGTTCTGAGTTTCGGAGTCCGTCTTCAGAGATCGCTGGCTAGTTTGAAGAGAAGTTATGAAAAAGAAGCTCATGAAAAACTAAGTGATAGTAGCTGGTATTACAGATTTACTCCAGAACTTGTGGAATTTCTCAAAGCATGTGTTCTTCATGGAATTGAATACCTTGCGCAAGAACAGAGTTATAATCTCAATAAGAAGTTATTTCAGTTTCGAGACGTCTTGATCCAAGATAGCACAATAGTTCGACTTCATTCAAGTCTGGCAAAGCTCTACCCAGCGGCCCGATCCAAAGGAGAAGCTGCTGGCCTTAAGATTGCGGTTCTTGTCAGTGCAGTTGGAAACACCCCAGAAAGCGTTGCTATACACAACGAACGCACCAATGAGCTAAAGACTATTAAAGTCGGCCCCTGGATAAAAGGGAAAATACTGCTCATTGATCTTGGTTTCTATAAATATCAACTATTTGCCAGAATAGCTGAGAACGGAGGTTTTTTAGTCTCTCGATTAAAGGATAATTCGAATCCAATGATCATAAAGGCAAATAGGTCCTGGAGAGGTCAGAGTATAGATGTGTGCGGTGCATATCTACAAGATGTGTTACCCAAGCTCAAACGACAAATTTTGGATGTGGAGATCGAGGTTTCCTTTAAACGCAGAGCATATAAAGGAGTAAAAAGACCCGATACACATCGATTCCGTCTTGTCGCTATCTATAATGATGAAGATGAAAAATATCATACATATATTACTAATATTAACTCAGATATTCTTGAACCTGAGGATATCGGAAAGCTTTACGGAGCTAGATGGGATATCGAATTGATGTTTAAAGAGCTAAAGAGCAGGTATGCATTAGACGCCCTGGATACTAAAAATCCTTTGATAATTGAAGCTCTTATATGGGTTGCGATCTTAACACTTCTTGTTAGCAGGAGAACATATTTTAATGTTAGAAAAATTCATCCAGGAAAAAATATTGTAAGATTCACTCAACTTCGATGGAGTATTATCTTCGCGGAGAATGCAGATGATCAGTTGACTCTTATTCTACGATATCTGGGAATAACAAGGACTTGGGAAACTCTAGCAGGTGTTTACGATAGTCAAGCCCTAGACCCCCATGTAAACCGCGAACGCTTTAGAGCTGAGTGGTGGGCTTAACCGATGACCAATGAAAGAGCTTTTAGAGGAAGAATTCAATAGATCTGCAGATAAGATCAGGCAGATCAATGTCATGATAGATGAGACTGACAGACAGATTGATGCTCTAGTCTACGAGCTTTACGGGCTGACTGAGGAGGAGATTAAGATAGTGGAAGAGAGCCGATAAACAGGTCTACCCTAATGCTTTAGGCCTAAAGGTTTTAGACAAAATGCTTAAACCTAAAGGTTAAACCCTTTAGCATTTGTCCCTTAGCCAAAAGGTTAAAGCCTTAGACCTTAATCTTTTAGGCCATGCAGATAATAGCCATTGCTAACCAGAAAGGAGGCTGTGGCAAAACCACCACTACAGTTAATCTGGCTGCTTATCTAGCTCTTAATGGGAAGAAGACTCTTTTAGTTGACCTAGATCCTCAGGGCTCTTCTACAAGGCATTTGGGCCTTAATGAGCTGGATAAGACCATGTATGATGTATTGATGAGAGGCTTAGACATCAGGGCCTTAATCAAGAATACAATGGTCTCAGGCCTGGATATAGCTCCTACCAATAATTTCCTAGGCAAAGCAGAGCTGGAGCTGGCTTCCAAGCTCACTGCCAGGGAGTCAGTACTCAGGCCAAAGCTAAGAGGCTTAGAAGGCTATGATTACGTGCTGATAGATACTCCTCCTACTCTGGGATTCTTAACCCTAAATGCTCTGGTAGCCTCTGACATGGTGCTGATCCCTATTCAAACTCAATTCTTTGCTCTAATGGGCCTCTCCATGATTCTTGATCTTCTGGAGCTGATTAAGAACGATTTAGGCTATGATATCCAGAAGAAATATCTGCTTACCCTATTCGATCCTAGGACAAAGATGGCCAAAGAAATCGTAGCTCAGGTTAGGGAGAACCTGGGAGAGGATGTATTCAAAACAGTAATTCCCAACAATATCAGATTGGCCGAAGCTCCCAGCTATGGGGTTCCTATCTCAATACATTCTCCAGAGTCTCCTGGAGCTTTGGCTTACTCAAATTTAGCAAAAGAGGTGATAGCATTATGAGTCCTGGAGCTGGAGAAGAGCTTAAGCACCTAATGGCCGGCGTGAAATCCAAGACATCCAAACCTGAAGGCTTAGACTCTAAGGATGAAGGTTTAAGCCTAAATGATAAAGCTTCAAACCCTAAGGATAAAGCCTTAGACTTTAAGCCTAAAGGTAATGGGCCTAAATCCTTAGACCTAATGGATAAAGGTTTAGACTTAAAGGACAAAGGACTAAACTCTAAGGCTAAAGGCTTAAACCTAAAGGCTTTAGGCGAAGCTGTGGAAGGAGCGAACAGCAATAGGCAATCTATAGCGATCTGGAGCCCTAAGATCTCTGCTGTAATGTGGTACCTGAAGAAGACAACTCCAGAGTTCTCTATCTCAGAAGAAGCCAGGGCGATCCTAGAGGAAGGCCTGGAGAAAAAGTATCCTGAGCTTTTCCAGAAGGTAAAGGAAGGGATGAAGAAATGATTTTTTGCCCATTTGATGAGGGCACCAAGAAAAAGGGCTGGTGGAGATTCTGTAAAATGATCATCCATCTTTTAATAAACTAAGACATATTCACTGAGTTTAAAGAGGGTACGAATTTGAAGTCTGACTCTGATGAATACCCATATTATCTTGTAGATGCTACTAATGAAATGTTTATGTGGCTTAGCGAATTTTTATCGCATGATAAAGAGCACGCAGAAAGAATATCTGGCAAGTCATACTACAATATAAATACCTATAAGATTTCTAAAGCACTTAAACGATTGAAATGCGATGAAAATTTTTTAAACGATTTTATAAAAACCAGTGGTATCGAATGGGAATCACTCGAAATCTATTATCTACAAAACGAGCATATGATAAGAACTATTGAAGAGAAGATTCTAATAAGAGGAGGCATGTACCCAGAAGCAGCGAGATTTATTTTAGAAGAAGCCACGAAATTAATAAAAACTGAATGGCCTTCTAAAAAATGGCCTTCTAAAATTGAGAGAGTTATAACGCCACGTAGGGTTTTTTGCATAATCGGAGGCGCAGCAATTATTGCTTTGAATGCAACATCGGGTCTTAACGAACCCGCCATTCAAATATCTTATGCGCTAGGTGCTGTATTAATGGACAAGGCCTAAGGGATAGCCAAATAAGGATAACTAGTGATATGGTAAGTTTGGATCCAGCTTATCCTTCCAGGCAGAACTCTTGAG from Methanofastidiosum sp. includes these protein-coding regions:
- a CDS encoding restriction endonuclease, yielding GFFGMIVSNKWMSASYGAALRRFIAEKTTIQQIVDFGELPVFNDASTFPAIIIIKNVSTNEQKFIYALIKTLRFKSIKDEVIKIGLQMDSQAVSGDIWTLTSRDKIIIIEKMKHIGSTLDEYVNAKIFRGVLTGLNEAFIIDSGTRDRLIKEDPKSEELIKPFLMGRDIDRYYPPQSKNYLIFARRGVKIDNYPAIKQHLLSYKIQLMPKPRNWTGPGKWGGRKPGNYQWYEIQDTIDYYTEFEKPKIIYPDISIKPKFTLDENGVYTINTVYFIPAKDLYLLGILNSSTMWTYLKYTCTVIGDADERGRLRLFYAFIKNIPIPNSDKAHHDRMVSLVEQMLGLYKQRGSEAQNFLRWLEGEIGVKVQDLNVASKLQEYYGVDFSGFHDLLIKNKRKLKAGYNPRGRENKELSLVIG
- a CDS encoding IS4 family transposase, which gives rise to MAAERSLAEQSFIEKDLCTMFSPDFLRKTAAETGLIKRERKIDAVIIFWVLVLSFGVRLQRSLASLKRSYEKEAHEKLSDSSWYYRFTPELVEFLKACVLHGIEYLAQEQSYNLNKKLFQFRDVLIQDSTIVRLHSSLAKLYPAARSKGEAAGLKIAVLVSAVGNTPESVAIHNERTNELKTIKVGPWIKGKILLIDLGFYKYQLFARIAENGGFLVSRLKDNSNPMIIKANRSWRGQSIDVCGAYLQDVLPKLKRQILDVEIEVSFKRRAYKGVKRPDTHRFRLVAIYNDEDEKYHTYITNINSDILEPEDIGKLYGARWDIELMFKELKSRYALDALDTKNPLIIEALIWVAILTLLVSRRTYFNVRKIHPGKNIVRFTQLRWSIIFAENADDQLTLILRYLGITRTWETLAGVYDSQALDPHVNRERFRAEWWA
- a CDS encoding ParA family protein, translated to MQIIAIANQKGGCGKTTTTVNLAAYLALNGKKTLLVDLDPQGSSTRHLGLNELDKTMYDVLMRGLDIRALIKNTMVSGLDIAPTNNFLGKAELELASKLTARESVLRPKLRGLEGYDYVLIDTPPTLGFLTLNALVASDMVLIPIQTQFFALMGLSMILDLLELIKNDLGYDIQKKYLLTLFDPRTKMAKEIVAQVRENLGEDVFKTVIPNNIRLAEAPSYGVPISIHSPESPGALAYSNLAKEVIAL